The DNA segment CGAGCATATCCATCGAGACTCCGAGTTCCATGCTTCTGCCGAGGAACCTCGCCTTGGACGTGCTGATCTTCAAGCCTTGCGAATTTTCGAAGAGCTGGACGAGCGCTTTATCTCCGTTTACTTCAAGCACCTTTCCGCGCCTGATCTCGCCGTTTTCCTGCTTGATCTCGACGAGTTCGTTATACGTTACGCCGCTGACGCCCTCGACGAGCATCAACGGTCCGACGACTTCGCGGATCGTTCTGTATTCCTTAACCATATCAAATCTCTCCTTCCGAGATCAGCGCCGCCATCGACTCTTTCAACTTTTCCTCGATCTCGTCCAATCTTTCCATCTCGCTTTCGGGTATATATTTGCTTCTGCCGATCTCCTCTCTGACGGGAAGGGCAAGGATATCTTCAATATCCACCCTGCGGGAAAGGGCGTCGCGCCCCAATTCATCTGCAAGCAAGATCAAACGCAGCATTTTATATTGCTTTTTGAGAGAGGCGTAAGTATCCACCTCGTGGAATGCGTTTTGATGCAGATAGTCTTCACGAATGGACTTTGCCGTCTCC comes from the Clostridia bacterium genome and includes:
- a CDS encoding V-type ATP synthase subunit A; protein product: ETAKSIREDYLHQNAFHEVDTYASLKKQYKMLRLILLADELGRDALSRRVDIEDILALPVREEIGRSKYIPESEMERLDEIEEKLKESMAALISEGEI